The Cylindrospermopsis curvispora GIHE-G1 genome contains a region encoding:
- the pgeF gene encoding peptidoglycan editing factor PgeF, protein MHTWQWQEWQGLPYLTCSILTPWSHGFFTQQFWPLPPHELTRVLQPQASTYRLKQVHGNIVLTPQEVDQYLTDFGDELALADGLITQKAQQAVWVASADCTPILIADAKTGKVAALHAGWRGTAARIVPQAIEKMLSHGTRLEDLRVAMGPAIAGEVYQVSLEVAIQIGSSILPDHEPEEIVATLQGLSDSPFLPDAEPGKIRLDVRRINALQLEELGINSTQIAVAPYCTYQCPEHFFSYRRQREKKVQWSGIVSVELDGN, encoded by the coding sequence ATGCACACTTGGCAATGGCAAGAATGGCAAGGTCTACCATATCTTACTTGTAGTATTTTGACACCCTGGTCCCATGGTTTTTTTACCCAGCAGTTTTGGCCTCTCCCACCTCATGAATTGACCAGGGTATTACAACCGCAGGCCAGCACTTATCGTTTAAAACAAGTTCATGGTAATATTGTGTTGACACCCCAGGAAGTAGATCAGTATTTAACTGACTTTGGTGATGAACTGGCTTTAGCAGATGGTTTAATTACCCAAAAAGCGCAACAAGCTGTTTGGGTCGCTTCTGCCGACTGCACGCCCATTTTAATCGCTGATGCAAAAACAGGAAAAGTGGCAGCTTTACATGCAGGTTGGCGGGGTACAGCAGCTAGAATTGTTCCTCAAGCAATTGAAAAAATGCTATCTCATGGCACTAGATTGGAGGATTTACGCGTTGCTATGGGTCCTGCGATTGCTGGAGAGGTTTACCAAGTTTCTCTGGAAGTGGCAATTCAAATCGGAAGTTCGATTTTACCTGACCATGAACCGGAGGAAATAGTTGCTACTTTACAAGGTTTATCAGATTCTCCCTTTTTACCCGATGCAGAACCAGGCAAGATTCGTTTGGATGTCCGTCGGATTAATGCTTTACAATTGGAAGAGTTAGGAATTAATTCAACCCAAATTGCTGTTGCTCCTTATTGTACGTATCAATGCCCTGAACACTTTTTTTCTTACCGAAGACAAAGGGAGAAAAAAGTTCAGTGGTCGGGAATTGTCAGTGTGGAACTGGATGGAAATTAA
- a CDS encoding hydrogenase small subunit produces the protein MTNVLWLQGGACSGDTMSFLNGEDPTACDLIADFGIKILWHPSLGLEMGTNLQTLLWECILGKTPLDILVFEGTVVNAPNGTGEWNRFADRPMKQWLEDLAKAANFVVAIGDCATWGGIPAMSPNPSESQGLQFLKRKKGGFLGEDFISKGGLPVINIPGCPAHPDWISQILVAIATGRISDIALDELHRPQTFFNTFAETGCTRNIHFAYRATTTEFGDRKGCLFYDLGCRGPMTHSSCNRILWNGVSSKTRAGMPCIGCTEPEFPFHDLKPGTVFKTQTIMGVPKEIPPGVNPKDYAVFTVVAKDSAPKWTDEDFFLV, from the coding sequence ATGACTAATGTACTTTGGCTACAAGGTGGTGCTTGTTCTGGTGACACCATGTCCTTTTTGAATGGGGAGGATCCCACAGCTTGTGACCTGATAGCTGACTTTGGGATTAAGATTCTCTGGCATCCCTCCCTGGGTTTAGAAATGGGCACCAACCTACAAACCCTACTGTGGGAATGTATTTTGGGTAAAACTCCCCTGGATATCCTGGTGTTTGAAGGTACTGTGGTCAACGCTCCCAATGGTACTGGGGAGTGGAATCGCTTTGCTGACCGTCCCATGAAGCAATGGTTAGAGGATTTGGCCAAAGCTGCTAATTTTGTAGTTGCTATTGGGGACTGTGCTACTTGGGGGGGTATTCCCGCTATGTCACCTAACCCCAGTGAATCCCAGGGTTTACAGTTCCTCAAACGGAAAAAGGGTGGCTTTTTGGGTGAAGACTTTATCAGCAAAGGTGGTTTACCAGTAATTAATATCCCCGGATGTCCTGCTCACCCCGATTGGATATCCCAAATATTAGTGGCAATTGCTACTGGTCGTATTAGTGATATTGCGTTAGATGAACTACACCGTCCTCAAACCTTTTTTAATACCTTTGCCGAAACCGGTTGTACCCGTAATATTCACTTTGCTTATAGGGCGACAACTACGGAATTTGGCGATCGCAAAGGTTGTCTGTTTTATGACCTAGGTTGTCGTGGACCCATGACCCATTCCTCCTGTAATCGGATTTTGTGGAATGGAGTGTCATCAAAAACCCGTGCTGGTATGCCCTGTATTGGTTGTACAGAACCGGAATTTCCTTTTCATGATCTAAAACCGGGAACAGTATTTAAGACCCAGACCATTATGGGTGTTCCCAAGGAAATACCCCCGGGAGTTAATCCAAAAGATTATGCTGTATTCACGGTTGTAGCTAAGGATAGTGCACCAAAATGGACTGATGAGGATTTCTTCTTAGTTTAG